A genomic window from Macaca mulatta isolate MMU2019108-1 chromosome 19, T2T-MMU8v2.0, whole genome shotgun sequence includes:
- the RGS9BP gene encoding regulator of G-protein signaling 9-binding protein — protein sequence MAREECKALLDGLNKTTACYHHLVLTVGGSADSQNLRQELQKTRQKAQELAVSTCARLTAVLRDRGLAADERAEFERLWVAFSGCLDLLEADMRRALELGAAFPLHAPRRPLVRTGVAGASSGVAARALSTRSLRLEAEGDFDVADLRELEREVLQVGEMIDNMEMKVNVPRWTVQARQAAGAELLSTVSAGPSSVVSVEERGGGCDPRKALAAILFGAVLLAAVALAVCVAKLS from the coding sequence ATGGCGAGGGAGGAGTGCAAGGCGTTGCTAGATGGGCTCAACAAGACGACTGCGTGCTACCACCACCTGGTGCTGACCGTCGGCGGCTCGGCGGACTCGCAGAACCTGCGGCAGGAGCTGCAAAAGACGCGCCAAAAGGCGCAGGAGCTGGCGGTGTCCACCTGCGCCCGGCTGACTGCCGTGCTGCGCGACCGGGGCCTGGCCGCCGACGAGCGCGCGGAGTTCGAGCGTCTGTGGGTGGCCTTCTCGGGCTGCCTGGACCTGCTGGAAGCGGATATGCGACGCGCGTTGGAGCTGGGTGCCGCGTTCCCGCTGCACGCGCCTCGGCGGCCGCTGGTGCGCACAGGTGTAGCCGGCGCCTCCTCCGGTGTGGCGGCGCGCGCGCTGAGCACCCGCAGCCTGCGGCTCGAGGCGGAGGGCGACTTCGACGTCGCGGATCTGcgggagctggagcgcgaggtCCTTCAGGTGGGCGAGATGATCGACAACATGGAGATGAAGGTCAACGTGCCCCGCTGGACCGTGCAAGCCCGGCAGGCGGCGGGCGCCGAGCTCCTGTCCACAGTCAGCGCCGGCCCCTCCTCGGTCGTGTCCGTGGAGGAGCGCGGAGGGGGTTGCGACCCCAGGAAGGCCCTGGCCGCCATCCTTTTCGGCGCCGTGCTGCTGGCGGCTGTGGCCTTAGCCGTGTGCGTGGCGAAGCTGAGCTGA